Below is a genomic region from Candidatus Methylomirabilota bacterium.
GACTCGATCCCTTCGTCTTGGCCCAGGCGATCGACCGCAAGCTCGAGCGCCTCGTCGCTCTGGCCCCGCCGCGGGGCTCGGCCTCGTCGCGCGCCGCCTCCCCGCCACCGCCCGCGGCCCCGCCCGTGAAGCGCCGCCCGACTTCACCTTCGCTAACCACTTGCGCCGGCCCATGCCCCGGCCTCTCGCGAGTAACCTCTTAGCCCCGATCCGAAATTCTTTTGGCGAGGAATGTGCGGAAACGCGGCGTCGGTGGCGGCCGTGGCCAGCGTGGGTACGTGCGCACCCACGTCCTCCTATAGAGACGCTGGCTGCGGTCGAACCATCTCCTGAACACCGCCCATGTTCGCGGCCATGTGCCGCTTTCACCTGCGAGCTTATTTCGGATCGGGGTTATGTTCCGGGGCGTTAGACAATCTCCCCGCGCTCGATACTGTAGATAGTTTGGGCGAAGCCGATCCGCCTCTGATCGGACTCGGCCATCAGCACCGAAAGGCCGTCCTGCTGGAGCTCCGTGATCGTTGTGGCGAGTTTCTCCCCCAGTGCCGGGGACAGCCCTTCGAACGGCTCGTCCAGCAGCAGCAGCTTCGTGCCGCTCATGAGCGCCCTGGCCAGGGCGACCGTCTTCTGCTGTCCACCGCTCAGCTGCGATGCCCGGCGTCCGGCCAGCGCCTTCACGTCGGGCATCAGCCGGTAAATGTAGGCCAGCCGTTTCTCAGCGCCCTCCAGCCGACTCGCCCAGGCCGGCAGCGAGATGTTGTCCTCCACGGTCAGCGTGCCGATCAGCCGCCGATCCTCGGGCATGTAGCCGATGCCCAGGCGAGCTCGCTGATGACCGGGGACCCGCAGGAGTTCGGTTCCGTCGAACGAGATCGTCCCCGCAGCAACGGGCAGGATTCCCGAAATGCTCTTGAGGGTCGTGGTCTTGCCGGCCCCGTTGCGCCCGACGAGACCGATCAGGCCTCCCGCGGGGACCTCCAGCGTGATCCCCCTAAGGATGACGAATCCTCTGAGTCTGACTTGGACGCCCTCGAGCTTGAGCATGGCTACGCTCGACCGAGGACGGCCTTCCTGACGTCGGGGTCCGCGAGGACGCTCGCGGGCTCGCCGTCCGCAATCACACGACCATTGTCGAAGGCGATGACCCGGCGGCTGTACCGCTGGACCACCTCCATGTCGTGTTCCACGAAGACGGTCGTGAGGCGGGTCTCCCCTACGACCTTCATGAGGGTATCCATGACCTGGAACTTGTCTTCGATGCTGACGCTGCTCGTGGGCTCGTCCATCAGGAGGAGCTTCGGCTTCAGGGCGAAGGAGAGGGCGATGTCCAAAAGCTTCCGGCCGCCCTCGGGGAGCTCGCTCACCGGCCGGTGCGCGTAGGCTTTCAGGCCGAACCGGTCGAGGAGTTCAAGACCCGGGTCTATCCACCGGCGCCGGTACAGCGGCTGCCAGAACGCAGTCCCTTTCCCGGCCTCGGCCGCCAGGGAGAGGAGGAGACTCTCAAGGACACTGAGGTCCGTGTAAAGCTGAGGGATCTGGAACGAGCGGGCGATCCCGAGCTTCGTGATGACCCGGGGTGGGAGGCCGGTACGGTCCTCCCCCATGAAGAGCACGCGCCCGCGATCGGGCTTCAGGTAACCGGTGATGATGTTCAGAAAAGTGGTCTTTCCGGAGCCGTTCGCCCCGACAATGCCGACCAATTCTCCGGCCCGGATCTCCACCGTGATCGCGTCGGCCGCCCTGACCATCCCGAAGGACTTGCAAAGGTCGATGGTGTGCAGGATCCGCTCTTCAGGCACGCTCGACCTCGCGCTCCCGGCGCCCGAAGCGGGCCGCTATCCCCTCGTAGATCGTCCACAACCCACCGGGGCGGAAGAGGATGATGGCGAGCATGATGATCCCTAGCACCATCTGCCATTCGTTCGGGAAGTACTTCGAGGCGTAGGTCCGGATGAACTCGAAGGCGATGGATCCCACGAGAGGTCCCACCGCGCTGCCGTAGCCACCCAGCAGGGCGACGAAGACGAACTCACCCGATTGGATCCAGAAGGAATACTCCGGCACGATGTGCCCCACGGTAAACGCCGCCAGAACGCCCCCGACCCCGCCGAGCGCACCCGAGAGAACGTAGGTGACGTACATGACGTGTCGCACGGACTCGCCCGAGTACTCGATCCGGATCTCGTTGTCCGCCATGGCCTTCAGGTAGAAGCCGAGTGGCGAGGCCAGGAACCGGTAGACCGCATAGATGACGACCCCCGTGACACCGAGCGCAGTGTAATAGAGAAAATCCCTCAGGTACTCCCTCGACGGGGCGTACCCGAGGAACTTGGGGATGCCTGCACTCAAGCCGTCGGTGCCGCCAGTTACCCAGTAGAGCTTGAGGAAGGCCCCGTAGAGCATCATCGAGAAGGCCAGATTGAGCATGGCGAAGAAGACTTCCCGGTATCTTGCCATCACGAGACCGACCAGGGCCGCCACCGCCGCGCCAAAGAGCGCACCCAGCGGGACCAAGAGCACGGCGTCCCGCACGCCAAACCACTTGGCCCCGAAGCCGACGGTATAGGCGCCCACGGCATAGAACATGGCGTGGCCGAAGGTCACCTGGTTGGCTCTCAAAAAGAGTGCCACGGACAAGACCGCCATGAATTTGGCCATGGCGAGCGTGACAATGAACTTCATCCAGTCCGGTAACACGATGGGCACCGCCACGAGCAGGGCTGCGCCCACCAGGGGCGCCAGGGGGAGCCGCTTGGCTTCCATCGATCAGATCCTCCGGAGCTCCACCTGCCCGAAGAGCCCCTGGGGCCGGGCCACCAGGACCAGGATCATCGCCAGGTAGATCACTACGAGGTCTGCCTCGGGGAGCAGATGGACGGCCAGGGCCCGGAGCAGCCCCACGATCAGTGCTCCGAGGGCCGCCCCTTCGAGGCTTCCCATGCCCCCGATGGCGATCACGGCGAATGCCAGCACCGTGGCGTCCACGGCGAACCCGGGGACCACCGCGATCGTGGGAGCGACGAGAGCGCCGCCGAGCGCCGCACAGAAGGCGCCCAGGGTGAAGGACACCATGAAGATGCGGTTCACGTTGATGCCGATCGCCTGGCTGATCTCCCGGTCGTTGATCACCGAGACCACGATCTTCCCAAAGCGGGTGCCGCGCACGGCCCAGACCAATGCCCCCCCGAAGACGATCGACACGAGGATCAGCAGCACCTGGTACCAGGAATAGCGAATCCCTGCGATGGAGAATTCCCCGAGGAGCTTGTACGGCTCGCTAACGAACAGCGGCTTGGTCCCCCAGATGAGCTTCATCAGATCGTCCAGGATCAGGAAGATGGAAAAGGTCAGCAGGAGCTGAATCGCCTCGGCTCGTCCGTAGACTCGCTGCAGGAACACGCGCTCGATCAGGGGCCCGGCGATCAGGCCGACGATCACCGGCCCCACCAGCAGCATCAGATACGTCAGGTACGGGCTGCCGCCGATCTCCAGGAGCCTCAGCGCCAGGAAGGTCGCCAGGTATGCTCCGAAAGCGTAAATGCCCCCGTGAGAGACGTTCAGAATGCGCAGGACCCCGAACACCAGCGTGAGGCCCACGGAGATCAGGAAGAGGACGGCCGCGAACACTGCGCCATCGAGGAGAATGATGGTGAGTGTTCTCATTCCTGGGGGCTCCAGCACCCTGGCTCGGCCAGCCCGGCGGCCGGCCAGCGGCAAAGACCCGACTGTGGAGCGCGGAAAGTTGGGGGGACCGCCCCTAACTCCCCGCGCCCGATGTGGTCGCGCTGGTGGCTCGCCCTATTTCTTCAGCGCCGCCACCCAGTCCAGCGTCTTCATCCCGACCGGGGGCATGATCTCCGCCGCCCGCACTGCGACGAGCCGCTCCAGCGTGGGGAAGCCGTACTTCGCGTTGAACTTGGTCAGGCCGACGGCCCCGTCATGGACCACCTGGTGATCGGGCCGCATGGTGATGAGTCCGTACGGCGTCTGCCAGGTCAGGCCCTCGAAGGCCTTGATGACATCCTCGTTCTTCGGCCAGCGTCCGCCTCCCTGGTCAATGGCCTTCTCGAAGGCCGCCTTCAGGCCCGCCAGCGCCTGGTAGGTGCGGTGGGCCGGGTAGTCGGGGTAGCGGTCGAAGCGGGCCTTCAAGCCCTGGACGAACTCCTTCTGCAGGGGGTTCCTGTCGGGGTCCGGGTGGAGGAAGTAGCCCGACGTGGCGCGGGGAGCCACGATCACCCCGTCCGGCATGTCCTTCTTGAGGTCCTGGAGCGCCTGCTCGCCCGTGCTGAAGAACACCAGGCTGTCCTTGAGCAACCCCCGCGGCGCTCCCTGCTTGACGAAGGTGATCAGGCCGCCGCCCCAGAAGCTCGAATGGATCACATCGGGCTTGGCCGCCAGGAGCTTGGAGATCTCCGCCGAGTACTCGCCGGCCTGGATCTTCGTCCACAGTTCCGCCACCACTTTGACGTCCGGCTTGAGCCGCTGGATCGCGATCCTGAAGGCTTCCCAGGAATCCCGCCCCCAGGCGTAGTCCTCGTTGGCCCCGGCGATCGTCTTCACATTGGGCTTCATGGCCAGCACGTAGCGGGCCGCCATCACGCTGTCGGCCGCCTGGCTGTTGGAGGTTCGGAAGACGTACTTGATCTGCCGGTCCTCGGTGAGGCGGTGGGTCCCGCAGATATGGATGACGGTGAGAACCTTCAGCTCCTCCGCCACGGGGGCCACGGCCAGGCAGTTGGCGCTGGAGGTGTAGCCGACGACGGCTTCCACTTTTTCGTCCAGGACCAGGCGCCGGAACTCAGTGACCTGCTTGTCGGGACCGCCGGCCTCGTCCACCATCACCAGCTTGACCTTGACCCCCCGGATTCCCCCTTCCTTGTTCCACTTGTCGACGAGCCACTCCGCCGTGTTCTTTCCCGAAATGCCGAAGGTGGCCGCCGCGCCGGAGAAGAAATCGACGAAGCCCACCTTCAGCTCGGCGGGGGCCCCCGCCGGCGGCGCCCCGGTGGCCGGGAGCGAGGCCGCCAAGATCAGGATCCCGATGGTGAGCAGGCTCAGCCAGGGCCGTATTCTCGGTTTACCTACCCTCTGCATGTCCGACCTCCTTTGTCCGAAGTTCCCACTCTCTCGAACGTTCCTCAGGGGTCCCTTTGCAGGGCGCCGGGGAAGGTTGCTCCTATCTACACTAATGGGTCTGACCGCGCAAGCAGTTCGCTGGCCGAAAGGGCTAGCTTCGATAACGTGGGAGCCCGGCGGCAGCCAGCGCCCTCTTGATCGCTTCGCGCTCCGCCGCGGAAACCGGCGTCAGTGGCGGGCGGACGCGGGCAGCGGGAATCCGCCCGAGCAGGACGAGCGCCTCCTTCATGCGGTTGTGCATGTCCACGAAGGGCGGCGCGTAGAAGACCCCGACCAGCGGCTCCAGCCGGTCGTTGAGACGCCGGGCGCCGTCGAGGTCGCCCTTCTGGCATGCTTCGAACAGCTCGGCCTGGAGGTCGGCGACAACGCTGCCCATCCCCGAGATCGCGCCGTCGGCGCCGAGGAGAAACGACGCCATGAGCGACATGGTGAACGACGACAGCATCGCCACCGGACGTCCGGTCCGGCGCAGGGCACGCAGGTTGAGCTCGAACGCCACGATGTCGTTCGACCAGTCCTTCACGGCCGCCACTCCCGGGATCTCGGCCAGGCGCGCCAGCGTCTCCGGGGAGTAGCCGATGCCCGAGGCCGGCGGATACTCGAAGACGATGATGGGTAGATCGACCTTCGCCGCGATCTCGGAGAAGTGGCGGATCGCCATGTCGGGCTTGAGCTGCGCGCCCCACATGAAGAGCGTCGGTGGGAACACCAGCACGCCGGCGGCCCCCTCGGCCTGGGCGTCGCGCGCCAGCTCCACGGCTTCCTGGGTGCCGTCGGCGTAGACGCCGGCCACCACCGGACACTTCGGCCCGACCTGGTCGAGCGCGATGGCCAGCGCGCGCCTGCGCTCCTCGCGGGAGAGCGACGAGACCTCGGCGGCGTGGCCGTTGGCCACGATGCCGGTGACCCCGCGGGTGGCGGCCAGCCAGCCCAAGTGCGTGCGGTAGGCGGGCTCGTCGATGGACAGGTCGGCCCGGAAGGGCAAGATGTTGGCCGGCATGATTCCCGAGAAGGTCAGCGGCTGATGCATCGCGGACTCCTCACCACGTCGAGACGTGATCGATGACTTCCTTAGAGGATACGACACGCCCGTAGGCCCGGCCAATGATGTCCAGGGCGGCGCGCTGGATCTCGGGCCAGAGCGTGGCCACCCCGTCCTCCACCACCGTGATGCGGTACTCGCGGTTGAACGCGCCCACCACCGTGGCCAGCACGCAGATGTCGGTCAGCGTGCCGGTGACGAC
It encodes:
- a CDS encoding ATP-binding cassette domain-containing protein, with the translated sequence MLKLEGVQVRLRGFVILRGITLEVPAGGLIGLVGRNGAGKTTTLKSISGILPVAAGTISFDGTELLRVPGHQRARLGIGYMPEDRRLIGTLTVEDNISLPAWASRLEGAEKRLAYIYRLMPDVKALAGRRASQLSGGQQKTVALARALMSGTKLLLLDEPFEGLSPALGEKLATTITELQQDGLSVLMAESDQRRIGFAQTIYSIERGEIV
- a CDS encoding ATP-binding cassette domain-containing protein; this encodes MVRAADAITVEIRAGELVGIVGANGSGKTTFLNIITGYLKPDRGRVLFMGEDRTGLPPRVITKLGIARSFQIPQLYTDLSVLESLLLSLAAEAGKGTAFWQPLYRRRWIDPGLELLDRFGLKAYAHRPVSELPEGGRKLLDIALSFALKPKLLLMDEPTSSVSIEDKFQVMDTLMKVVGETRLTTVFVEHDMEVVQRYSRRVIAFDNGRVIADGEPASVLADPDVRKAVLGRA
- a CDS encoding branched-chain amino acid ABC transporter permease; this encodes MEAKRLPLAPLVGAALLVAVPIVLPDWMKFIVTLAMAKFMAVLSVALFLRANQVTFGHAMFYAVGAYTVGFGAKWFGVRDAVLLVPLGALFGAAVAALVGLVMARYREVFFAMLNLAFSMMLYGAFLKLYWVTGGTDGLSAGIPKFLGYAPSREYLRDFLYYTALGVTGVVIYAVYRFLASPLGFYLKAMADNEIRIEYSGESVRHVMYVTYVLSGALGGVGGVLAAFTVGHIVPEYSFWIQSGEFVFVALLGGYGSAVGPLVGSIAFEFIRTYASKYFPNEWQMVLGIIMLAIILFRPGGLWTIYEGIAARFGRREREVERA
- a CDS encoding branched-chain amino acid ABC transporter permease, encoding MRTLTIILLDGAVFAAVLFLISVGLTLVFGVLRILNVSHGGIYAFGAYLATFLALRLLEIGGSPYLTYLMLLVGPVIVGLIAGPLIERVFLQRVYGRAEAIQLLLTFSIFLILDDLMKLIWGTKPLFVSEPYKLLGEFSIAGIRYSWYQVLLILVSIVFGGALVWAVRGTRFGKIVVSVINDREISQAIGINVNRIFMVSFTLGAFCAALGGALVAPTIAVVPGFAVDATVLAFAVIAIGGMGSLEGAALGALIVGLLRALAVHLLPEADLVVIYLAMILVLVARPQGLFGQVELRRI
- a CDS encoding ABC transporter substrate-binding protein, with the translated sequence MQRVGKPRIRPWLSLLTIGILILAASLPATGAPPAGAPAELKVGFVDFFSGAAATFGISGKNTAEWLVDKWNKEGGIRGVKVKLVMVDEAGGPDKQVTEFRRLVLDEKVEAVVGYTSSANCLAVAPVAEELKVLTVIHICGTHRLTEDRQIKYVFRTSNSQAADSVMAARYVLAMKPNVKTIAGANEDYAWGRDSWEAFRIAIQRLKPDVKVVAELWTKIQAGEYSAEISKLLAAKPDVIHSSFWGGGLITFVKQGAPRGLLKDSLVFFSTGEQALQDLKKDMPDGVIVAPRATSGYFLHPDPDRNPLQKEFVQGLKARFDRYPDYPAHRTYQALAGLKAAFEKAIDQGGGRWPKNEDVIKAFEGLTWQTPYGLITMRPDHQVVHDGAVGLTKFNAKYGFPTLERLVAVRAAEIMPPVGMKTLDWVAALKK
- a CDS encoding dihydrodipicolinate synthase family protein, with product MHQPLTFSGIMPANILPFRADLSIDEPAYRTHLGWLAATRGVTGIVANGHAAEVSSLSREERRRALAIALDQVGPKCPVVAGVYADGTQEAVELARDAQAEGAAGVLVFPPTLFMWGAQLKPDMAIRHFSEIAAKVDLPIIVFEYPPASGIGYSPETLARLAEIPGVAAVKDWSNDIVAFELNLRALRRTGRPVAMLSSFTMSLMASFLLGADGAISGMGSVVADLQAELFEACQKGDLDGARRLNDRLEPLVGVFYAPPFVDMHNRMKEALVLLGRIPAARVRPPLTPVSAAEREAIKRALAAAGLPRYRS